The genomic interval tgcacagttcaatcaacagGTAAACAAAGTGTTCATGTACAATCAttaaacaaccacaaaattaagacagggtcagaaagtgtctctttcccaggaacacagtttctatttatagacatgtcatgtattgacagtcaaaatacttcattactcatagttataaatcaatatttctgaatcttgttttggtgacaatgtactgtagcattcaaagggcacatttgaattatagaacaaatattttataatacatcagcaggttttctgctattacatctgaattttattttattatcatctcacaaagtatataactataatttatatgattagtttttcaaaataacaagataaaggcctaatgggtcaatatctgttgattaaaaaataaatcctaATTCGGttcatttattcaataaaaattcccaaatttgtcattgtatgaatttaaaataacacaatttgactagactccttttcccacaatggctagataaatccctgtacataatacaaatgttatcaggatgaattcaccatgattcttacctgtccaATCAGCTGATCTATCTTGGTAgagtctgcagatcagtttgccattCAGCGTATATTTGTACAGTTCATTACAagaggtgacaaaaaggtctccttgGTGATGCGCAATACCTacacattcatgttgtaactgaaacttcctgccaggaacaagcttcccctggttgacagtgataaactggacctcatgcaTGTTGCTAGTATTCACAgtcactgcaacctcactgggtgtgatcaaacAAATATCATCTGGCCCAGCATTAACATCcaagtgactcaccacctggtactgctggttcagcagcttgacattcttatttttcttatttttccaGTCTCCAACCAGTACCTGCCCATCgggaagaacacatatgcctctGATCCAACATTTATCTGAATCcgttggtattctcacattgtgcttagtaatactctggacattaaacttcttgcctgactttcctagcagagttaatgcctgctgtattatatgcttacattttatgctggctataaggcagagctccttattatctccaattttctgaacaaattCATGGaaatgtgacaagtcattgtgaagactggtgcatttatgaatagaacttgtaattgacccttttatgcttataacttcatctttcatctcgtttagttccttcacagtaatattatcaaattcattcaagataaaaagaacactcctacacatctcttcttttaaatattgctcatgtCCGCCCGATGTACGCACATAACTATTACCACACTCATCTATATCatctatattaaaatttaaattgccACGCATTTGTTCTATCATTACTGCCCCATGTTCCTTATATGTTCTTAGCAATGCCTGAACACTGAGCTCCTGACTGATCTGAAGGCTTTTGATTTCTCCCAGAACAGTTTCGAGCTCCACTGACAGTCCCTGTAGGTCTGTGGGCTGCATGTCAGTCAGCTCATTAATTGgagtcactttactgcactggctgaaataaacaatcaatacatgtacataccaaggaatagtcagtgatattatgtaatgctttaaacaaatctacacatttaaataacaagaaCTATGGAAATGGAAACTAGATGAAAGCATGATATTCTGAGGCTTAATATGGAGGGAGAGCTAATACTTGCACATGCCTGTCTGTCCTTCCAACAGTGCAACTTTTATGTCACACGTTACTCAACAAGTATTCcagacactttacaaatacaaCTAGAAATGGCATGGCAGAGGCCGACGGGTATCCCAACGCGGCACGTATTGCcataaaagaagttcagtatcaattagaagtgaatcggtgtagaaatgaagaagttaatgtaaaataacctaaacaagtgctgtcagaggacagtgcgctcgactattcgagtgcttgacagtataacgtaagccatcattgtTCAAATAATTCAATAAGGTCAAAGTAATATATTCCGCAATGTATTGAacgtttgtaaagacataaaacaaagtaataagattttattccaaatttgatagcaatagcttgggtggaaagtttggacggtccttcaaaactAAAGTAAACAAGGCAATTGTCAAGCAATctagtcccctactggctccaccattgtcagaaattccaccattttcagaattgtatttcttttggttgccatagcaaccacaattttcgacgtaggaacaaaatgaaatgacgtgcataatgtccatattgccatctatccatgttgcaagtttcatgaaaaaatattaagaacttttaaagttttcgcagga from Dreissena polymorpha isolate Duluth1 chromosome 1, UMN_Dpol_1.0, whole genome shotgun sequence carries:
- the LOC127864727 gene encoding uncharacterized protein LOC127864727 — encoded protein: MQPTDLQGLSVELETVLGEIKSLQISQELSVQALLRTYKEHGAVMIEQMRGNLNFNIDDIDECGNSYVRTSGGHEQYLKEEMCRSVLFILNEFDNITVKELNEMKDEVISIKGSITSSIHKCTSLHNDLSHFHEFVQKIGDNKELCLIASIKCKHIIQQALTLLGKSGKKFNVQSITKHNVRIPTDSDKCWIRGICVLPDGQVLVGDWKNKKNKNVKLLNQQYQVVSHLDVNAGPDDICLITPSEVAVTVNTSNMHEVQFITVNQGKLVPGRKFQLQHECVGIAHHQGDLFVTSCNELYKYTLNGKLICRLYQDRSADWTGQVLVCGWWSSTVLQVGWEGKSKLANLATWGDGVRWPRSSHWTSGHKGSASLHKSVLQ